From Bacillus basilensis, a single genomic window includes:
- a CDS encoding spore coat CotO family protein: protein MEVGGTSVKNKNKSSTVGKPLLYIAQVNLELAAPKIKRIILTNFENEDRKEESNGNENVVSSAVEEVIEQEQEQQEEQQVEEKIEEEEQVQEQVQKEPVRTVPYNKSFKDMNNEEKIHFLLNRPHYIPKVRCRIKTATVSYVGSIISYRSGIVAIMPPNSMRDIRLSIEDIKSIDMAGF, encoded by the coding sequence ATGGAAGTGGGAGGGACGAGTGTGAAGAATAAAAATAAAAGTTCAACAGTTGGAAAACCGTTGTTATATATTGCACAAGTAAATTTGGAACTTGCTGCACCGAAAATAAAAAGAATTATTTTAACAAACTTTGAAAATGAGGATCGGAAAGAGGAAAGTAATGGAAATGAAAATGTTGTAAGTAGTGCTGTGGAAGAGGTAATAGAACAAGAACAGGAACAACAAGAAGAGCAGCAAGTAGAAGAAAAAATAGAAGAAGAGGAACAAGTACAAGAACAAGTACAGAAAGAGCCAGTGAGAACTGTTCCGTATAATAAATCATTTAAGGACATGAATAATGAAGAGAAAATTCATTTTTTATTAAATCGCCCTCATTACATTCCGAAAGTAAGGTGCAGAATAAAAACGGCTACAGTCTCATATGTTGGATCAATCATATCGTATCGTAGTGGAATTGTAGCTATTATGCCGCCAAATAGTATGAGAGATATTAGGTTATCTATAGAAGACATCAAATCGATTGATATGGCCGGTTTTTAA
- a CDS encoding CotY/CotZ family spore coat protein produces the protein MSCNENKHHSSSHCVVDVVKFINELQDCSSSTCGSGCEIPFLGAHNTTSVANTRPFIVYTKTGDPFQAFAPSGSLTSCRSPIFRVESVDDDSCAVLRVLTVVLGDGSPVPIDNDPICTFLNVPNARLISTSTCITVDLNCFCAIQCLRDVTI, from the coding sequence ATGAGTTGTAACGAAAATAAACACCATAGCTCTTCTCATTGTGTAGTTGACGTTGTAAAATTCATCAATGAATTACAAGATTGTTCTAGTTCAACATGTGGTTCTGGTTGTGAAATTCCATTTTTAGGAGCTCATAACACTACATCAGTAGCAAATACACGCCCTTTTATTGTATACACAAAAACTGGAGACCCTTTTCAAGCATTTGCACCATCAGGAAGTCTTACTAGCTGCAGATCTCCAATTTTCCGCGTTGAGAGTGTAGATGATGATAGCTGTGCTGTGCTACGTGTGTTAACTGTAGTATTAGGTGATGGATCCCCTGTACCAATTGATAACGATCCAATCTGTACGTTTTTAAATGTACCAAATGCAAGATTAATATCAACATCTACTTGCATTACTGTTGATTTAAACTGCTTCTGTGCTATTCAGTGCTTACGCGATGTTACTATTTAA